From a single Brassica oleracea var. oleracea cultivar TO1000 chromosome C5, BOL, whole genome shotgun sequence genomic region:
- the LOC106343516 gene encoding F-box/kelch-repeat protein At1g30090 has product MQRVRVSSQRAAVHKLGDSQMTLSPKFRVAASVQSPLFDRSSEQELSLTGEPLIPGLPDDVALNCLLRVPVESHVSSRSVCKRWHFLFCAKETFFARRKEFGFKEPWLFVVGFSRCTGKIQWKVLDLRNLTWHEIPAMPCRDKVCPHGFRSVSMPKEGTMFVCGGMVSDSDCPLDLVLKYDMVRNHWTVTNKMITARSFFGSGVIDGKIYAAGGNSADMFELDTAEVLNPLDGKWRSVSNMVTQMASYDAAVLNGKLLVTEGWLWPFFVSPRGQVYDPRTDQWETMAMGLREGWTGTSVVIYDRLFIVSELERMKMKVYDSVTDSWETVNGPELPEKICRPFAVNCYGNRVYVVGRNLHLAVGSIWRSESKFGVRWEVVESPERYGDLTPSNSQILFA; this is encoded by the coding sequence ATGCAGAGGGTTAGGGTTTCATCCCAAAGAGCAGCTGTGCACAAGCTTGGCGATTCTCAGATGACACTGTCTCCCAAATTCAGAGTAGCTGCCTCGGTTCAATCACCATTGTTCGATAGATCATCGGAACAAGAACTGTCTCTTACCGGAGAACCGTTGATTCCCGGTTTACCAGATGATGTCGCTCTTAACTGTCTCTTGCGGGTTCCCGTCGAAAGCCACGTCTCGAGTAGATCCGTCTGCAAGAGATGGCACTTCTTGTTCTGTGCTAAAGAGACCTTCTTCGCTAGGCGCAAGGAGTTCGGTTTTAAAGAACCGTGGCTGTTCGTTGTCGGGTTTAGTAGATGCACAGGGAAGATCCAGTGGAAGGTTTTGGATTTGAGGAACCTCACTTGGCACGAGATCCCAGCGATGCCTTGTAGAGACAAAGTGTGTCCTCACGGGTTTAGATCGGTCTCAATGCCAAAGGAAGGCACTATGTTTGTCTGCGGAGGAATGGTTTCTGATTCTGATTGTCCTCTTGACTTGGTGTTGAAGTACGACATGGTAAGGAACCACTGGACAGTCACTAACAAGATGATAACGGCTAGATCGTTCTTTGGTAGTGGTGTGATAGACGGGAAGATATACGCAGCTGGAGGAAACTCTGCGGATATGTTCGAGCTCGACACTGCAGAGGTTTTGAACCCTTTGGATGGGAAGTGGCGGTCTGTTTCCAACATGGTTACACAGATGGCGTCTTACGACGCAGCGGTTTTAAACGGGAAGCTTTTGGTGACGGAAGGATGGTTATGGCCCTTCTTTGTATCCCCTAGAGGTCAGGTTTACGACCCGAGGACGGATCAGTGGGAGACGATGGCTATGGGGTTGCGAGAAGGATGGACGGGGACGAGTGTGGTGATTTATGATCGGTTGTTTATAGTGTCGGAGTTGGAGAGGATGAAGATGAAGGTTTATGATTCGGTTACGGATTCATGGGAGACGGTTAACGGACCGGAGTTGCCTGAGAAGATTTGTAGACCGTTTGCGGTTAACTGTTATGGGAACAGAGTGTATGTGGTTGGTCGGAACCTTCATCTTGCGGTTGGGAGTATTTGGAGGTCGGAGAGTAAGTTTGGTGTGAGGTGGGAAGTGGTGGAGTCGCCGGAGCGTTATGGGGATTTAACTCCGTCCAATTCTCAGATTCTTTTTGCTTAA